A single genomic interval of Nonomuraea rubra harbors:
- a CDS encoding adenine phosphoribosyltransferase, protein MTELSTLILDRIRDVPDYPKPGVMFKDITPLLADPVAMAAVVDELAGLHQVDKIVGIEARGFILAAPVAYRAAAGFVPVRKKGKLPAETLEESYDLEYGSATIEVHRDAFAPGDRVLVVDDVLATGGTAKAAVELVERAGAEVVGIAVLMELAFLKGRERLTGVELHSLVIV, encoded by the coding sequence ATGACCGAGCTGAGCACGCTGATCCTGGACCGGATCAGGGATGTGCCCGACTACCCCAAGCCCGGGGTCATGTTCAAGGACATCACCCCGCTGCTGGCCGACCCGGTCGCGATGGCGGCCGTGGTGGACGAGCTGGCCGGGCTCCACCAGGTGGACAAGATCGTGGGCATCGAGGCCCGGGGCTTCATCCTGGCCGCGCCGGTGGCCTACCGGGCGGCGGCGGGGTTCGTCCCGGTGCGCAAGAAGGGGAAACTGCCTGCCGAGACACTGGAAGAGTCCTACGATCTGGAGTACGGCTCCGCGACCATCGAGGTGCACCGCGACGCGTTCGCGCCCGGTGACCGGGTGCTCGTCGTCGACGATGTGCTGGCCACGGGAGGCACCGCGAAGGCGGCCGTGGAGCTGGTGGAGAGGGCCGGAGCCGAGGTCGTCGGCATCGCCGTGCTGATGGAGCTGGCCTTCCTCAAGGGACGTGAGCGGCTGACGGGCGTGGAGTTGCACTCCCTCGTGATCGTCTGA
- the ruvC gene encoding crossover junction endodeoxyribonuclease RuvC — MRVMGVDPGLTRCGLGAVEGRPGAPLSLVAVGVVRTGADEDLGARLVGIEAGIERWLDEVRPDAVAVERVFSQHNVRTVMGTAQAAGIAVLCAARRGLPVALHTPSEVKAAITGSGTADKKQIGAMVTRLLRLAEMPKPADAADALALAICHIWRGAAQHRLAEALARAPRRNPAQ, encoded by the coding sequence GTGCGGGTGATGGGCGTCGATCCGGGGCTGACCCGGTGCGGCCTCGGTGCTGTCGAGGGGCGCCCGGGCGCCCCGCTGAGCCTGGTGGCCGTCGGGGTGGTGCGCACCGGGGCCGACGAGGATCTCGGCGCCCGGCTCGTCGGCATCGAGGCGGGCATCGAGCGCTGGCTCGACGAGGTGCGGCCCGACGCGGTGGCGGTGGAGCGCGTCTTCAGCCAGCACAACGTACGCACGGTCATGGGCACGGCCCAGGCGGCGGGCATCGCCGTCCTCTGCGCCGCCAGACGCGGCCTCCCGGTGGCCCTGCACACGCCGTCGGAGGTCAAGGCCGCGATCACGGGCAGCGGCACGGCCGACAAGAAGCAGATCGGCGCCATGGTCACCCGCTTGCTGCGCCTGGCCGAAATGCCCAAACCCGCGGACGCCGCCGACGCCCTCGCCCTGGCCATCTGCCACATCTGGCGCGGCGCCGCCCAGCACCGCCTCGCCGAGGCCCTCGCCCGCGCCCCCCGCCGAAACCCCGCCCAATGA
- the ruvB gene encoding Holliday junction branch migration DNA helicase RuvB: MGFDREEILSSTAGGDELQIEAALRPKRLSEFIGQGRVREQLSLVLESALRRQSPPDHVLMSGSPGLGKTTLAMIIAAELNAPLRITSGPALERAGDLAAILSTLAEGEVLFIDEIHRMARPAEEMLYLAMEDFRVDIVVGKGPGATAIPLDIAPFTLVGATTRAGLLPAPLRDRFGFTAHMDFYETPELEQVLRRSAKLLGVGLPDDGAHEIARRSRGTPRIANRLLRRVRDFADVRADGVIDRDIAAAALNLYEVDGEGLDRLDRAVLGALLKKFGGGPVGLSTLAVAVGEEPETVEVVAEPFLVRQGLLARTPRGRVATAAAWVHLGMTPPPDAFGASLFE; the protein is encoded by the coding sequence ATGGGATTTGACCGGGAGGAGATCCTCTCGTCCACGGCCGGAGGCGACGAGCTGCAGATCGAGGCCGCGCTCCGCCCCAAGCGCCTCAGCGAGTTCATCGGCCAGGGCCGCGTACGCGAGCAGCTGTCGCTGGTGCTGGAGAGCGCGCTGCGCAGGCAGAGCCCGCCCGACCACGTGCTCATGAGCGGCTCCCCGGGCCTCGGCAAGACGACCCTGGCCATGATCATCGCAGCCGAGCTGAACGCCCCCCTGAGGATCACCTCGGGCCCGGCGCTGGAGCGCGCTGGCGATCTGGCTGCGATTCTGTCCACGCTGGCCGAGGGCGAGGTGCTGTTCATCGACGAGATCCACCGGATGGCCAGGCCGGCCGAGGAGATGTTGTATCTCGCGATGGAGGACTTCCGGGTCGACATCGTCGTCGGCAAGGGCCCGGGCGCCACCGCCATCCCGCTCGACATCGCGCCGTTCACGCTGGTGGGAGCCACCACGCGGGCCGGGCTGCTGCCGGCGCCGCTGCGTGACCGGTTCGGGTTCACCGCCCACATGGACTTCTACGAGACCCCCGAGCTGGAGCAGGTGCTGCGCCGTTCGGCCAAGCTGCTCGGGGTGGGCCTGCCGGACGACGGCGCGCACGAGATCGCCCGGCGGTCCCGGGGCACGCCGCGCATCGCGAACCGGCTGCTGAGGCGCGTGCGCGACTTCGCCGACGTGCGGGCCGACGGTGTGATCGACCGCGACATCGCCGCGGCGGCGCTGAACCTGTACGAGGTCGACGGCGAGGGGCTCGACCGGCTCGACCGGGCGGTGCTCGGCGCGCTGCTGAAGAAGTTCGGCGGCGGCCCCGTCGGGCTGTCCACGCTGGCGGTCGCCGTGGGGGAGGAGCCGGAGACGGTCGAGGTGGTGGCCGAGCCGTTCCTCGTACGGCAAGGTCTGCTGGCCAGGACCCCGCGCGGCCGGGTCGCCACGGCGGCGGCGTGGGTGCATCTGGGGATGACACCACCACCAGATGCGTTCGGAGCGTCACTTTTCGAGTGA
- the secF gene encoding protein translocase subunit SecF: MGLARRLYRGEIDVDFVGKWRLWYSLSGLLLAISLAGLLVNGLNLGVEFKGGTIFSFKATQTSVQEVREAVLDEGVHQVIVQQAGTDGWRATTESLSEDTRAQVQSAIAKDFNVPVDQVSIQAIGPSWGGEVSQKAWIGLAVFMLAIILYLSMAFEPKMALAAIVALIHDLVITAGIYAWSGFEVTPATLLGFLTILGYSLYDAVVVFDMIKEVTAKLGHTSKQTYSMAANNALNHTLIRSLNTSLVAILPVAAILFIGTTVLGAGTLKDLSLSLFVGMIVGTYSSLCVATPLLVTLKEREPKYQAIARRLASTGGGGKGSGKGSKGSKSAAVAKG; the protein is encoded by the coding sequence ATGGGACTTGCGCGTCGCCTCTACCGCGGCGAGATCGACGTCGACTTCGTCGGCAAGTGGCGGTTGTGGTACAGCCTGTCCGGCCTGCTGCTGGCCATCTCGCTGGCCGGGCTGCTGGTCAACGGGCTCAACCTCGGCGTCGAGTTCAAGGGCGGCACGATCTTCTCATTCAAGGCCACCCAGACCTCCGTCCAGGAGGTCCGCGAGGCCGTGCTCGACGAGGGCGTGCACCAGGTGATCGTCCAGCAGGCCGGCACGGACGGCTGGCGGGCGACCACGGAGAGCCTGTCGGAGGACACCAGGGCCCAGGTGCAGAGCGCGATCGCCAAGGACTTCAACGTCCCGGTCGATCAGGTCAGCATCCAGGCCATCGGCCCGTCCTGGGGCGGTGAGGTGTCGCAGAAGGCGTGGATCGGCCTGGCCGTGTTCATGCTGGCGATCATCCTGTACCTGTCGATGGCGTTCGAGCCGAAGATGGCGCTGGCCGCCATCGTCGCGCTCATCCACGACCTCGTCATCACGGCCGGCATCTACGCCTGGTCGGGCTTCGAGGTCACGCCCGCGACGCTGCTGGGCTTCCTGACCATCCTCGGTTACTCGCTCTACGACGCGGTCGTGGTGTTCGACATGATCAAGGAGGTCACGGCCAAGCTGGGGCACACGTCCAAGCAGACGTACTCGATGGCCGCCAACAACGCGCTCAACCACACGCTGATCCGGTCGCTGAACACCTCGCTGGTCGCGATTTTGCCGGTGGCGGCGATCCTGTTCATCGGCACCACGGTGCTCGGTGCGGGCACGCTGAAGGACCTGTCGCTGTCGCTGTTCGTCGGCATGATCGTCGGTACGTACTCGTCGCTGTGCGTCGCCACGCCGCTGCTGGTGACGCTGAAGGAGCGCGAGCCGAAGTACCAGGCCATCGCCAGGAGGCTCGCCTCCACGGGAGGTGGCGGCAAGGGCTCGGGCAAGGGGTCGAAGGGCTCCAAAAGCGCGGCCGTAGCCAAGGGCTAG
- a CDS encoding GNAT family N-acetyltransferase — protein sequence MDIRDLTPEDLDDVLDLRKRSFGPLSADDRERWRKAVLPALGEGRYLGVFDGTRLAAAARLRRFTQWWHGRPQPMAGVAGVTVGPEDRGRGVGSRIMRAVIGRAGELGDAVSALYPATTAIYRGVGFEHAGALNNVRLPAESLRAIRPSGQVKLRRMGPGDAAELMSVLHRVHGEARSSGPVSWDEDTWNLWLANEDDFLYLADDGYAIYRWKGDDMEVENVVAASPETLRALWSMIGSASTIAHEVVASVAPDDPVLWLLRERTKERVQQVRWMFRVLDVAAAVERRGYPEQAACEAVVTVDDPVRGGGTWRLDISGGSGTATPVEEPGVTLSVNGFSALYAGIPTRTLRLAGLMSGHDRHDQALDAAFAAKPYMLDYF from the coding sequence GTGGACATACGAGACCTGACTCCCGAAGACCTCGACGACGTTCTCGACCTGCGTAAGCGCTCGTTCGGCCCGCTCTCCGCCGACGACAGGGAGAGGTGGCGCAAGGCGGTGCTCCCGGCGCTGGGGGAGGGCCGCTACCTGGGGGTGTTCGACGGCACGCGGCTGGCGGCGGCGGCCCGCCTGCGGCGGTTCACGCAGTGGTGGCACGGCAGGCCGCAGCCGATGGCGGGCGTCGCGGGCGTCACCGTCGGCCCGGAGGACCGCGGGCGCGGCGTCGGCTCCCGGATCATGCGCGCCGTCATCGGCCGCGCGGGCGAGCTCGGCGACGCCGTCTCCGCGCTCTACCCGGCCACCACGGCCATCTACCGCGGGGTCGGTTTCGAGCACGCCGGAGCCCTCAACAACGTGCGCCTGCCCGCCGAGTCGCTGCGCGCCATCCGGCCGTCGGGCCAGGTCAAGCTGCGCAGGATGGGCCCGGGCGACGCCGCCGAGCTGATGTCGGTGCTGCACCGCGTGCACGGCGAGGCCCGTTCGAGCGGCCCGGTCTCCTGGGACGAGGACACCTGGAACCTGTGGCTCGCCAACGAGGACGACTTCCTCTACCTGGCCGACGACGGCTACGCCATCTACCGGTGGAAGGGCGACGACATGGAGGTCGAGAACGTCGTCGCCGCCTCCCCCGAGACCCTGCGGGCCCTGTGGTCGATGATCGGCAGCGCCTCCACGATCGCGCACGAGGTCGTCGCCTCCGTGGCGCCGGACGACCCGGTGTTGTGGCTGCTGCGCGAGCGTACGAAGGAGCGGGTCCAGCAGGTGAGGTGGATGTTCAGGGTGCTGGACGTGGCCGCGGCCGTCGAGCGGAGGGGCTACCCGGAGCAGGCGGCCTGCGAGGCCGTCGTCACCGTCGACGACCCGGTCAGGGGCGGAGGCACCTGGCGCCTGGACATCTCCGGCGGATCGGGCACGGCCACCCCTGTCGAGGAGCCCGGCGTCACGCTCTCAGTGAACGGCTTCTCCGCCCTGTACGCCGGTATCCCCACCCGGACCCTCCGCCTCGCCGGTCTCATGTCCGGACATGACCGCCACGACCAGGCGCTCGACGCCGCCTTCGCCGCCAAGCCGTACATGCTCGACTACTTCTGA
- the ruvA gene encoding Holliday junction branch migration protein RuvA, which translates to MIASVAGKVTAIAPDGAVIEVGGVGILTHCTPGTLATLRMGEQARLSTSLVVREESLTLYGFATDDERAVFELLQTASGVGPKLALAMLAVHTPNTLRVAVAAADVKALTQVPGIGQKGAQRIILELKDRLGTPEEAVNAALNGERRVAVWRDQVHSGLVGLGYSSKDADEAIAAVEPDADAEVAAGRQPQVAALLKAALRSLSIR; encoded by the coding sequence GTGATCGCGTCGGTGGCGGGCAAGGTGACCGCGATAGCGCCGGACGGTGCCGTGATCGAGGTGGGCGGCGTCGGCATCCTCACCCACTGCACCCCCGGCACCCTCGCGACCCTCAGAATGGGCGAGCAGGCACGCCTGTCGACCTCGCTGGTGGTGCGCGAGGAATCACTCACCCTGTACGGCTTCGCCACCGACGACGAGCGCGCCGTGTTCGAGCTCCTGCAGACCGCCAGCGGCGTCGGCCCCAAGCTGGCCCTGGCGATGCTCGCCGTGCACACACCCAACACGCTCCGGGTCGCGGTGGCCGCCGCCGACGTCAAGGCGCTCACACAGGTGCCGGGGATCGGGCAGAAGGGGGCGCAGCGCATCATCCTGGAGCTGAAGGACCGGCTCGGCACGCCGGAGGAGGCCGTCAACGCCGCGCTCAACGGGGAGCGGCGGGTGGCGGTGTGGCGGGACCAGGTCCACTCGGGGCTGGTGGGGCTGGGCTACTCCAGCAAGGACGCCGACGAGGCGATCGCCGCCGTGGAGCCGGACGCCGACGCAGAGGTCGCCGCCGGCCGCCAGCCCCAGGTCGCCGCCCTCCTGAAGGCCGCCCTCCGTTCCCTGAGCATCCGATGA
- the secD gene encoding protein translocase subunit SecD produces the protein MLLALILALGGTMFLQSAYTPKLGLDLAGGTTVTLTPVTQNNASPPEEILDRAVNIIRDRVNGTGISDAEVAKSGDNIIISIPGVGQNEAIKLVATTAELRFRQVLAVAATQAPQDLATNAPTPGGTPSGSASPSASPSASPTAQPSTSQSITTPSASPTGKALSSALTAPTQSASAPAQGSADPSAKPTATQKTGQTGQDGKTGQDGKTQTAQDSKTQTGQDGKNQEQGGKKGQEAKSSPTAKATPSAQASTPPAQDPNAGIDTTGIDPAVLQQFNKLDCSNPANRGQGVQDDPAKQYAACETDGSYKYVLDVAKVVGTDIDTASAGVRQGTTEWVVQLDFKSKGAGEWGKLTTTAYNSPEPRNMVAVVLDGVVITAPVIQSPIPGGRAEITGGFDQLSATNLADQLKYGALPLKFNRSSVDTVSSTLGQDQLEGGLIAGVIGLGLVVLYCLLYYRGLGIVAVLSLVVATVITYTSVVVLGHNAGFRLSLPHIIGLVVSIGITADSFIVYFERIRDEMKEGRRTLRAAVEVAWVRARRTILIADAVMFIAAIVLYFLAVGGVAGFAFAMGLTTLIDIVVVFLFTKPFIALLARMKFFAKGHPLSGLDAERMSETSSTGRTTTPQEA, from the coding sequence GTGTTGCTGGCGCTCATCCTCGCCCTGGGCGGGACGATGTTCCTGCAGAGCGCGTACACGCCGAAGCTGGGACTCGACCTCGCGGGCGGCACCACGGTGACTCTGACTCCCGTGACCCAGAACAACGCGTCGCCGCCTGAGGAGATCCTCGACCGCGCGGTCAACATCATCCGCGACCGGGTCAACGGCACCGGAATCTCCGACGCCGAGGTCGCCAAGTCCGGCGACAACATCATCATCTCCATCCCGGGCGTCGGTCAGAACGAGGCCATCAAGCTGGTCGCGACCACTGCGGAGCTGCGTTTCCGCCAGGTGCTCGCCGTGGCGGCCACGCAGGCTCCGCAGGATCTGGCCACCAACGCGCCGACGCCGGGCGGTACGCCCTCGGGGTCGGCGAGTCCGTCGGCCAGCCCCTCCGCGTCCCCGACGGCCCAGCCGTCCACCTCGCAGTCGATCACGACGCCGAGCGCCTCCCCGACGGGCAAGGCGCTGTCGTCGGCGCTGACCGCGCCGACGCAGTCGGCCTCGGCACCGGCCCAGGGCTCCGCGGACCCGTCGGCCAAGCCGACCGCGACGCAGAAGACCGGCCAGACGGGCCAGGACGGCAAGACGGGTCAGGACGGCAAGACCCAGACGGCCCAGGACAGCAAGACCCAGACGGGCCAGGACGGCAAGAACCAGGAGCAGGGCGGCAAGAAGGGGCAGGAGGCCAAGTCCTCTCCCACGGCCAAGGCCACCCCGAGCGCCCAGGCGAGCACGCCTCCCGCGCAGGACCCCAACGCCGGCATCGACACCACGGGCATCGACCCGGCGGTGCTCCAGCAGTTCAACAAGCTCGACTGCTCCAACCCCGCCAACCGCGGCCAGGGCGTCCAGGACGACCCGGCCAAGCAGTACGCGGCCTGTGAGACCGACGGCAGCTACAAGTACGTCCTCGACGTCGCCAAGGTCGTCGGCACCGACATCGACACGGCCTCGGCGGGCGTCCGCCAGGGCACCACCGAGTGGGTCGTCCAGCTCGACTTCAAGAGCAAGGGCGCCGGCGAGTGGGGCAAGCTCACCACCACCGCCTACAACTCGCCCGAGCCGCGCAACATGGTCGCGGTCGTGCTCGACGGCGTGGTCATCACCGCCCCGGTCATCCAGAGCCCGATCCCCGGCGGCCGGGCCGAGATCACCGGCGGCTTCGACCAGCTCAGCGCCACCAACCTGGCCGACCAGCTCAAGTACGGCGCGCTGCCGCTGAAGTTCAACCGCAGCTCGGTCGACACGGTCTCCTCGACCCTGGGCCAGGACCAGCTGGAGGGCGGCCTGATCGCCGGCGTCATCGGGCTCGGGCTCGTGGTGCTCTACTGCCTGCTCTACTACCGGGGCCTGGGCATCGTGGCGGTGCTGAGCCTCGTGGTGGCCACGGTCATCACGTACACCTCGGTGGTCGTGCTCGGCCACAACGCGGGCTTCCGGCTCTCGCTGCCGCACATCATCGGTTTGGTGGTCTCGATCGGTATCACCGCCGACTCCTTCATCGTGTACTTCGAACGCATCCGTGATGAGATGAAGGAAGGTCGGCGGACGCTTCGCGCGGCCGTCGAGGTGGCCTGGGTTCGTGCCCGGCGCACGATCCTGATCGCCGACGCCGTCATGTTCATCGCCGCGATCGTGCTGTACTTCCTGGCGGTGGGCGGTGTGGCCGGGTTCGCGTTCGCGATGGGCCTGACCACGCTGATCGACATCGTGGTGGTGTTCCTGTTCACCAAGCCGTTCATCGCCCTGCTGGCGAGGATGAAGTTCTTCGCCAAGGGGCACCCGCTGTCGGGTCTCGACGCCGAGCGCATGAGCGAGACGTCGTCCACCGGCCGCACGACCACTCCGCAGGAGGCCTGA
- the yajC gene encoding preprotein translocase subunit YajC produces MGQLGSILPLILLVVVFYFLLIRPQRKRQQEAIKMQNSLTPGTRVMTTTGLFGTVVALDNEDVIIEVAPGIETRWVKAAIGRVITPGDAPVSDDESAADQVELDEEGKKESEATVERDGDQGSSTKQS; encoded by the coding sequence ATGGGACAACTCGGAAGCATCCTGCCGCTGATCCTTCTGGTGGTGGTGTTCTACTTCCTGCTGATCCGCCCCCAGCGCAAGCGCCAGCAAGAGGCGATCAAGATGCAGAACTCCCTGACGCCCGGCACCCGGGTCATGACCACGACGGGCCTGTTCGGTACGGTCGTGGCACTCGACAACGAGGACGTCATCATCGAGGTCGCGCCGGGGATCGAGACCCGCTGGGTGAAGGCGGCGATCGGCCGGGTCATCACCCCCGGCGACGCCCCGGTGAGTGACGACGAGTCGGCCGCTGACCAGGTCGAACTCGACGAAGAGGGCAAGAAGGAGTCCGAGGCCACCGTAGAGCGTGACGGCGACCAGGGCTCCAGTACCAAGCAGTCCTGA
- a CDS encoding carbohydrate ABC transporter permease → MTSPTPPQAYVSPALGWLLAVPALLGALITLVLPTAQTIWLSFQSGGVLRESSYVGTANYGELLGGADFWRALGFTSSLTVIPLLVAVVVGPLLALALDRAGTWTRRAGRIVFSLAVVAFSPVAVAGAWLRGAMPHASGLVTLAEGLREPATAPGTFRLIVAAATFGVVCALAVIAFLPALRGGTPGPATLVVAVLVALAVVAVGLQTFSLGLVLTRGGPQRATETLAGLQYDYAFRLAEFGPGASVAALTGVILGVLGIVATVVAVAARLRITLTPRTTSQHETATPHPTTASYGPGTDPSRAATPAPYGPGTDPSGAGSPAPYGPGVPHPYGPGAQLPDKTGVPVPPSTPTPSSAPAVGMTVVGVVALVLVAGVAFVLTWPWMDGVLASPATPAGTLAAQVNTWIPAVVGAVVSVGVAYLAALGIGGLRPLGRASEWLLLLFAPWLFAGPGPLAVANWQNVHNLGLIDTFPALIPPLLVSVPALLVLTLLCRGLAERAGGDFFGGVLLPSLPMAGILAGAVALVNAHDLLWPMLVVQKPALFTTPVAQVNQLASYTATAPDVGAATPLAVVAVALAALVAAQLLYLDRLAIRTNGSHVRTPPA, encoded by the coding sequence GTGACTTCCCCCACCCCTCCCCAGGCCTACGTCTCACCGGCCCTCGGCTGGCTGCTCGCCGTGCCTGCGCTGCTCGGCGCCCTCATCACCCTGGTGCTGCCGACCGCCCAGACGATCTGGCTCAGCTTCCAGAGCGGCGGCGTCCTGCGGGAGAGCTCCTACGTGGGGACGGCCAACTACGGCGAGCTGCTGGGCGGCGCCGACTTCTGGCGGGCACTGGGGTTCACGTCCTCGCTGACCGTGATCCCGCTGCTGGTGGCCGTGGTGGTGGGGCCGCTGCTGGCGCTGGCGCTCGACCGGGCGGGCACCTGGACCCGGCGGGCCGGGCGGATCGTGTTCTCGCTGGCCGTCGTCGCCTTCTCGCCGGTGGCGGTCGCGGGCGCCTGGCTGCGGGGGGCGATGCCGCACGCGTCCGGCCTGGTGACGCTGGCGGAGGGGCTGCGCGAGCCCGCGACGGCGCCGGGAACGTTCCGGCTGATCGTCGCGGCCGCCACGTTCGGCGTCGTGTGCGCGCTGGCCGTGATCGCGTTCCTGCCCGCGCTGCGCGGCGGCACCCCCGGCCCCGCGACGCTCGTCGTGGCGGTGCTCGTCGCGCTCGCCGTGGTCGCCGTGGGGCTGCAGACGTTCTCGCTCGGGCTGGTGCTCACGAGAGGCGGCCCTCAGCGGGCCACAGAGACGCTCGCGGGGCTGCAGTACGACTACGCCTTCCGGCTGGCCGAGTTCGGGCCTGGGGCGTCCGTGGCGGCCCTCACGGGGGTGATCCTCGGCGTGCTGGGGATCGTCGCCACGGTCGTCGCGGTGGCGGCCCGGCTCCGTATCACGCTCACCCCGCGCACCACGTCCCAGCACGAAACCGCCACCCCGCACCCGACCACCGCTTCGTACGGGCCCGGCACCGACCCGTCGAGGGCGGCCACCCCAGCCCCGTACGGGCCCGGCACCGACCCGTCGGGGGCAGGCAGCCCAGCCCCGTACGGGCCCGGGGTCCCGCACCCCTACGGGCCCGGCGCTCAGCTTCCGGACAAGACGGGCGTCCCGGTCCCGCCCTCGACCCCGACACCGTCCTCGGCCCCGGCTGTCGGGATGACCGTGGTCGGGGTCGTCGCGCTCGTGCTCGTCGCCGGGGTCGCGTTCGTCCTCACCTGGCCCTGGATGGACGGCGTGCTGGCCTCGCCCGCCACCCCGGCCGGAACCCTCGCCGCCCAGGTCAACACCTGGATCCCCGCCGTCGTGGGAGCCGTCGTCTCGGTCGGCGTCGCGTACCTGGCCGCGCTCGGCATCGGCGGCCTGCGCCCGCTCGGCCGGGCCAGCGAGTGGCTGCTGCTGCTCTTCGCCCCCTGGCTGTTCGCCGGCCCGGGCCCGCTCGCCGTCGCCAACTGGCAGAACGTCCACAACCTCGGCCTCATCGACACCTTCCCGGCGCTCATCCCGCCCCTCCTGGTCAGCGTCCCCGCGCTGCTGGTGCTCACGCTCCTGTGCAGGGGCCTGGCCGAACGGGCCGGCGGCGACTTCTTCGGCGGCGTGCTGCTGCCGTCGCTCCCCATGGCGGGCATCCTCGCCGGCGCCGTAGCCCTGGTGAACGCCCACGACCTGCTCTGGCCGATGCTGGTCGTCCAGAAGCCGGCCCTGTTCACCACACCGGTCGCACAGGTGAACCAGCTCGCCTCCTACACCGCGACGGCTCCCGACGTGGGCGCCGCCACGCCGCTGGCCGTGGTCGCCGTCGCGCTGGCCGCCCTCGTGGCCGCCCAGCTGCTCTACCTCGACCGGCTCGCCATCCGGACAAACGGCTCGCACGTTCGCACACCGCCTGCGTAG